Proteins encoded in a region of the Candidatus Methylomirabilota bacterium genome:
- a CDS encoding acyl-CoA dehydrogenase family protein, translating into LVYRTAKMVEAGVPAQRESAVTKLFVAESVWKIVDHAMQVLGGIGYTTDFPIQAIFRNARLLRIGAGSDEIMKFLIAREILKEIKG; encoded by the coding sequence AGCTCGTCTACCGCACCGCCAAGATGGTGGAAGCGGGAGTGCCGGCGCAGCGCGAGTCGGCGGTGACCAAGCTCTTCGTGGCCGAGTCCGTGTGGAAGATCGTGGACCACGCCATGCAGGTGCTGGGGGGGATCGGCTACACCACGGACTTCCCCATCCAGGCCATCTTCCGCAACGCGCGGCTGCTCAGGATCGGCGCGGGATCGGACGAGATCATGAAGTTCTTGATCGCCCGAGAGATCCTCAAGGAAATAAAGGGGTGA